A part of Anolis sagrei isolate rAnoSag1 chromosome 3, rAnoSag1.mat, whole genome shotgun sequence genomic DNA contains:
- the BBIP1 gene encoding BBSome-interacting protein 1, with protein sequence MSEPKFREVLPKQGMLAVEDVTTMVLCKPKLLPLKSVTLEKLEKMQREAQETIRQQELAQQSSKSIE encoded by the exons ATGTCTGAACCAAAATTCCGCGAGGTGTTGCCCAAGCAAG GAATGTTAGCAGTAGAAGATGTGACTACAATGGTATTGTGTAAGCCAAAGCTGCTCCCCTTAAAATCAGTTACGCTGGAAAAGCTTGAGAAGATGCAGCGTGAAGCACAGGAAACAATTAGGCAGCAAGAGCTTGCCCAGCAGAGTTCAAAATCAATAGAGTAa